Genomic segment of Anaerosporomusa subterranea:
GATGACTTTACGAGTGCCAATCTCAGCTGCTTCCTGGAACGGGATCTCATAGTCGAACCACGGGGTGAGCACCATCCGTGGTCCTTCATCTTCTTCATAACCAAGAGCGCCTTCTACTGAATAGCCGACACAGTCGACCACTCTCACACGGACGCTAATGTTATCTTTGACATTGATTTCGACCGCCTCATTCGGAATGAATTTAGGCTCGGTCGTCATGATGGTCTTGCCGGCTGCGCTTTGCGGCAATTCATCTTTTGCCCGTTCTTTTTCGTACGGGTCGGAGATGTTTGGCAGAACCATAGTTTCCATAAACCGTTTGATAAAGGTTGATTTACCTGTACGTACGGGACCTACAACGCCGATATAAATGTCGCCGCCAGTCCGTTCTGCGATGTCGCGGAACAGGTCAAATTTTTCCATTGTATCCCCCCCACACTACGTTATCGGCTGAATCTTCAGGATGATTACCACCGGCTTCGATCCACCAACTCCTCCCTGCGAGCATTCCGGTTCTACATCTATTTCTCCAAGAATACCCAAATTAATCAGTATAAATATATGACATGCTGCTTCGAATATGACAAAAAAGACGAGTGCTACCGGACAAAGTAGCCGGCTGTTGAAGGAGCAATAAAATATATGCACAAAGGCAAAAAAAAAGAGCTGTCATTTGACAACTTCAGGCCGTTGATAAAGCACCATCTGCGTTGCACCCGTAAAGGGCAGGCCGCCAACTCAATGGCGCTTAAGCGCCGAGAGTTGCGCACTTAGCCCTGCGGGAGCGCGCTTGCCGTACCCGTCGAACGTACTGATGCTATAATGCTTTCTTTCCTCAACTAGCATCAAGTCTCATAGGTAACAAAGCCTACGCGCGCTTCCTCGGGCTGCCTAGCATCTGGCACTTTCTGAACGGCCTGAAAAATAAATTCTCAATAAGCTGAGAGTTGTCATTTGACAGTTCTTGCGATTATATTACCAAGCGGTCTGGCCAAATGCCAGTTCTTCAACTTCATGCGTTCTTCCGCGAGTCATCAGTTCCAGTACAGCTTCTTTCGGATGCTTAGCTTCATACAACACCTGATAGGCGGCTGTGGTGATTGGCATGCTGACTGCGTGGTGCTGGGCCAGTTGGTAAGCTGCCTGCGTAGTGCGGATGCTTTCAATGACCATACTGGTGGCTGCCTGCACTTCGCTGGCAGTTTTTCCCTGTCCGATTTGGACTCCTGCACGATGATTGCGGCTGTGGCTGCTGGTGCAGGTGACGACCAGGTCGCCAATGCCAGATAGTCCGGCGAAGGTTAGCGCATTAGCATTCATAGCGACACCAAGACGAGTAATTTCCGCCAATCCCCGGGTCATTAGCGCCGCTTTAGTATTGTCGCCAAAACCGAGGCCTGTCGCAATGCCGGCACTCAGGGCAATAATATTCTTTAGTGCACCGCCTAGTTCGACGCCAATAACGTCCGGGTTAGTATATACGCGAAAATATGGCAGGATGAACAGGTCTTGCACATATTCTGCTACCGCCTTTGTGGGTGCTGCGACAACCGTGGCTGATGGGTGCTCGCGGCTCACTTCTTCTGCATGGTTCGGTCCGGTCAGAATGGCAATCTGACTGGCCAAGCTTGGCAGTTCTTCGCCAATGACTTGGGACATGCGCTTGAGACTGCCCTGCTCCAATCCTTTGGTCGCGCTGACGATGATGGTATCGCTTGACACATAGGAAGCGAGTGCGGCGGCTGTCTGGCGCACCGCATGAGATGGTACAGCCAAAACGATAACGTCAGCGTCCCGGGTTACAGCCAAATCATAAGTAAAAGCAAGCGATTCAGGCAATAACACGCCAGGCAGATAGGCGTCATTCTGCCGATTAACAGTCATCGATTCTACTGCCTCAGGCCGACGAGCCCAGAGTGTGACAGTGTCTTGTGGGTATTTCTGCGCCAGCATGCGGGCTAAAGCTGTACCCCAACTGCCAGCGCCGATTACAACAGCTTTCATTTGTTCAATTCTCCTAGTGGCTCGACCATGTTAGATTTTAGTTTTGAGGGCGAGCAAAAATTTCAAAGGGCAAGGAAGAGCCGACGACGCATACGGGAAGGAGTCTGCTAGAAGGCGATGACGCAGCAATTTGGAATTTTTGCCGGTTATCAACCTAAAAGATAATGTGGTTGAGCCACTACTCCGGCGGGTTGGTCTGATCAGTAGATTTATTGACTTTTCCTGCCTTGATTTTCAGTTCTTCGCCGCGCAACAGACGTTGAATATTCGGCCGGTGGCGGACGATAACAAACAGTGCGGCAACCAGTGAAAAATACAAGAATTCAGTTTGTTCCCCCATCGCCCAAACCAGTAGCGGCAACAGAGCTGCACCAACGATCGATCCCAATGAAACATAGCGAGTAAAATATACAATAACTGCCCAAACCAAAAAGACGATCAAAGTAATTTTCGGCATGAGCACAGCAATGATACCTAAGCCAGTGGCAACGCCGCGGCCACCTTTGAAGCCGAGAAACAACGACCAGTTATGACCAGCCATAGCGGCGATACCGCCAGCCAGTTGTCCTGCCGGCGTGCCGATGAGTGTTTGCCCGATATACACGCCAATCACGCCTTTGAGCGCGTCAGTCAAAAATACACCCAGGGCTGGCCATGGCCCCAGCACACGAAACGCGTTGGTAGCGCCAATATTTTTGCTGCCAAATTGGCGGATATCCACTTTGCAAAACCACTTGCCAATTAAAAGTCCATTAGGAATGGAGCCGATAAGGTAACCGAGCACAACTACAAGGGCAAAGGCCACCATAAATCCCCCTTTAATTGCCATTTCGGCTTAATCGTCTTCATTCTTTTTGCCGCGCACCACCAGTTTAAGCGGTGTTCCTTCAAAGCCGAAGGATTCGCGTAAGCGATTTTCCAGAAACCGCGTATAGGAAAAATGCATAGCTTCCGGTTCGTTGACAAAGAAAATGAATGTGGGCGGCTTGACGCCGGCTTGGGTAGCATAGAGAATTTTTAAGCGCTTGCCATTTACTGATGGTGGCGGATTGATGGCAACCGCGTCTTCAACGACTTGATTAAGAACGCTGGTAGAAACACGCATAGCGTGCTGATCAGCGGCAAACTTGACTAGCTCAGTCAAGCGACTCAGGCGTTGCTTGGTCAGAGCAGACACGAAGGCAATCGGAGCATACTGCAAAAAGCCTAGCTCACTGCGGATTGCTTCTGTGAAGTGAAGCGAGGTTTTAGAGTCCTTTTCAATGAGATCCCATTTATTCACTACGATAACTGCCGCCCTGCCAGCCTCGTGGGCATAGCCGGCGATCTTTTTATCCTGTTCGGTGACGCCGTCGACTGCATCGATAACCACTAGCACGACATCAGCCCTGTCTATGGCCCGCAGTGAACGCATAACACTGTAGCGTTCAATAGACTCGTACTCGATTCTGGCTTTGCGGCGCATACCTGCTGTGTCGATCAGAACATAGGAAATGTCATCTTTGATGAAATGGGTGTCAATAGCGTCACGAGTAGTCCCCGCAACATCACTGACAATTACTCTTTCTTCACCCAGC
This window contains:
- a CDS encoding NAD(P)H-dependent glycerol-3-phosphate dehydrogenase, which encodes MKAVVIGAGSWGTALARMLAQKYPQDTVTLWARRPEAVESMTVNRQNDAYLPGVLLPESLAFTYDLAVTRDADVIVLAVPSHAVRQTAAALASYVSSDTIIVSATKGLEQGSLKRMSQVIGEELPSLASQIAILTGPNHAEEVSREHPSATVVAAPTKAVAEYVQDLFILPYFRVYTNPDVIGVELGGALKNIIALSAGIATGLGFGDNTKAALMTRGLAEITRLGVAMNANALTFAGLSGIGDLVVTCTSSHSRNHRAGVQIGQGKTASEVQAATSMVIESIRTTQAAYQLAQHHAVSMPITTAAYQVLYEAKHPKEAVLELMTRGRTHEVEELAFGQTAW
- the plsY gene encoding glycerol-3-phosphate 1-O-acyltransferase PlsY, with product MVAFALVVVLGYLIGSIPNGLLIGKWFCKVDIRQFGSKNIGATNAFRVLGPWPALGVFLTDALKGVIGVYIGQTLIGTPAGQLAGGIAAMAGHNWSLFLGFKGGRGVATGLGIIAVLMPKITLIVFLVWAVIVYFTRYVSLGSIVGAALLPLLVWAMGEQTEFLYFSLVAALFVIVRHRPNIQRLLRGEELKIKAGKVNKSTDQTNPPE
- the der gene encoding ribosome biogenesis GTPase Der; translated protein: MKPIVAIVGRPNVGKSTLFNRIAKKRVSIVDDMPGVTRDRLYWDAEWLNHEFTMIDTGGIEIDSTDHILTQIRYQANLAIDEADVILFVTDGKAGVTFADEEIASILRHAKKPVILAVNKMDSIKDAHEIYEFYNLGLGEPTPISAANLLNLGDLLDAIVAAFPDKSSEADDEDQIKVAFIGRPNVGKSSLVNAMLGEERVIVSDVAGTTRDAIDTHFIKDDISYVLIDTAGMRRKARIEYESIERYSVMRSLRAIDRADVVLVVIDAVDGVTEQDKKIAGYAHEAGRAAVIVVNKWDLIEKDSKTSLHFTEAIRSELGFLQYAPIAFVSALTKQRLSRLTELVKFAADQHAMRVSTSVLNQVVEDAVAINPPPSVNGKRLKILYATQAGVKPPTFIFFVNEPEAMHFSYTRFLENRLRESFGFEGTPLKLVVRGKKNEDD